A genome region from Micromonospora inyonensis includes the following:
- the rplW gene encoding 50S ribosomal protein L23 — MSTIADPRDIIVAPVVSEKSYSELNRNWYTFLVHPDANKTEIKIAIQQIFNVRVLTVNTLNREGKRKRTKTGFGQRKATKRAMVKLADGDRIEAFGGPVS, encoded by the coding sequence GTGAGCACGATCGCCGACCCGCGCGACATCATCGTGGCGCCGGTCGTCTCGGAGAAGAGCTACAGCGAGCTGAACCGCAACTGGTACACCTTCCTGGTGCACCCGGACGCGAACAAGACCGAGATCAAGATCGCTATCCAGCAGATCTTCAACGTCCGCGTCCTGACGGTCAACACGCTCAACCGCGAGGGCAAGCGCAAGCGGACCAAGACTGGGTTCGGCCAGCGCAAGGCCACCAAGCGCGCGATGGTGAAGCTGGCTGACGGTGACCGTATCGAGGCCTTCGGCGGCCCGGTCAGCTGA